A region from the Triticum urartu cultivar G1812 chromosome 1, Tu2.1, whole genome shotgun sequence genome encodes:
- the LOC125541415 gene encoding uncharacterized acetyltransferase At3g50280-like, translated as MGSIEHMEAAGTVRIVSRRMVRPSSGGGTPPSEVIHLTPWDLRLLTIDHIQKGILLPKPPVGGKRLVGALASSLERALDRYCHFAGRLAVEELGDGTVTVALRCTGEGAELVHASAPGLAVADLVGSMYTPSPVVWDLFSLNGVLDADAAIESLPVLSAQVTELADGVFVAVSMNHSVGDGTSFWEFFNAWSEIHRHQADVNVNGLNKMKMVSTPAPVLARWFVETSPVPIPLPFSKLQHVLRRFELPPVREGFFTFSAASVKKLKARANGEMAGVATAPISSLQALLAHLWRAVCRARRLAAGQETFYAVIIGCRGRVRGIPPGYVGNAVVPGRAVCAAGEVQEKGLGWTAWQLNRAVASFDEAALRAFLERWVREPTFAFTGDLSAVAAGGAGLETGSSPRFDVFGNDFGWGRPVGVRSGLGDKTDGKATVFEGPERGGSMSLEVCLAPAALERLVADHEFMDAVTLPARV; from the coding sequence ATGGGCAGCATCGAGCACATGGAAGCTGCCGGCACTGTACGGATCGTATCCCGGCGCATGGTCCGGCCGTCCAGCGGAGGCGGCACGCCGCCGTCGGAGGTCATCCACCTAACGCCCTGGGACCTCCGCCTCCTCACCATAGACCACATCCAGAAGGGCATCCTCCTGCCCAAGCCCCCCGTCGGCGGCAAGCGCCTCGTCGGCGCCCTCGCGTCCTCCTTGGAGCGCGCCCTGGACCGGTACTGCCACTTTGCCGGCCGTCTCGCCGTCGAGGAGCTCGGCGACGGGACTGTCACCGTCGCTCTGCGCTGCACAGGGGAAGGCGCCGAGCTCGTCCACGCGTCGGCGCCCGGCCTGGCCGTCGCGGACCTCGTGGGCTCGATGTACACCCCGTCGCCGGTGGTCTGGGACTTGTTCTCGCTGAACGGTGTGCTTGACGCGGACGCGGCCATCGAGTCTCTCCCCGTGCTGTCTGCGCAGGTGACTGAGCTCGCCGACGGCGTGTTCGTTGCCGTGTCCATGAACCACTCCGTCGGCGACGGCACCTCCTTCTGGGAGTTCTTCAACGCATGGTCGGAGATCCACCGACACCAAGCCGACGTCAATGTCAACGGCCTAAacaagatgaagatggtctcgaCGCCGGCGCCGGTGCTTGCGAGGTGGTTCGTCGAGACGAGCCCGGTGCCGATCCCATTGCCGTTCAGCAAGCTGCAGCACGTCCTCCGGCGGTTCGAGCTCCCGCCAGTGCGCGAAGGCTTCTTCACCTTCTCCGCCGcgagcgtgaagaagctcaaggcgaGGGCGAACGGCGAGATGGCGGGCGTCGCCACCGCGCCCATCTCGTCGCTGCAGGCCCTGCTCGCGCACCTCTGGCGGGCAGTGTGCCGAGCGCGGCGCCTCGCAGCGGGGCAGGAGACGTTCTACGCCGTCATCATCGGGTGCCGGGGGCGCGTGCGCGGCATCCCGCCGGGGTACGTGGGCAACGCGGTGGTGCCCGGCAGGGCGGTGTGCGCGGCCGGGGAGGTCCAGGAGAAGGGGCTGGGGTGGACGGCGTGGCAGCTGAACCGCGCCGTGGCGTCGTTCGACGAGGCGGCGCTGAGGGCGTTCCTGGAGCGCTGGGTCCGGGAGCCGACGTTCGCGTTCACCGGGGACCtgtcggcggtggcggcggggggcGCGGGGCTGGAGACCGGGAGCTCGCCGCGGTTCGACGTGTTCGGGAACGACTTCGGGTGGGGAAGGCCGGTGGGCGTGCGGAGCGGCCTCGGCGACAAGACGGACGGGAAGGCGACGGTGTTCGAGGGGCCGGAGCGGGGAGGGAGCATGTCGCTGGAGGTGTGCCTGGCGCCGGCCGCGCTCGAGAGGCTGGTCGCCGACCACGAGTTCATGGACGCGGTGACCCTTCCCGCGCGCGTGTGA